From a region of the Rhipicephalus microplus isolate Deutch F79 chromosome X, USDA_Rmic, whole genome shotgun sequence genome:
- the LOC119161316 gene encoding uncharacterized protein LOC119161316 gives MAESADRKFRREINRRVNASFQLIDSEADVINDTRYVDRDSRNAERESDLPSEACAVDLEDGHRRLCVHDRERPSAHSSIVPETDVPQGHVLISGDACYPSGCSVSVPHDHTDFERRAFHDSSAAASTSATSQVRQRDSFELAPTGSNEEQVCERGSVDSLLAFRERLQAWALQSRASHTSVTSLLRVLQSHECFSALPSTARALLQTPKKCLEVLQLAGGKYHHFGLSAGLQRVLQDCAELPRILKLSFNIDGLPVSKSSRGQFWCILGRISNLEDKAPFIVGVFFGSSKPNNANDFLRPFVCDINAAITTGITIGETAIPELCNSCFMNFVLFQRP, from the coding sequence atggctgagagcgcggatcgcaaatttcggcgtgaaattaatcggcgcgtcaatgctagttttcagcttattgacagtgaggccgatgtcataaatgacacgcggtacgttgaccgagattcccgcaacgccgaaagagagagcgacttgCCCTCCGAGGCTTGTGCGGTCGACCTCGAAGACGGCCATCGTCGCCTTTGTGTTCATGACAGAGAACGGCCTTCGGCACACTCCTCGATCGTTCCAGAAACGGATGTGCCCCAAGGACACGTTTTGATTTCTGGCGACGCGTGCTACCCCAGCGGCTGCAGTGTTTCTGTGCCTCACGATCACACAGACTTCGAACGGCGTGCCTTCCATGACAGCAGCGCTGCGGCTTCGACTTCGGCGACCTCGCAGGTGAGGCAGAGGGATTCTTTCGAATTGGCACCGACTGGGAGTAACGAAGAGCAAGTTTGTGAACGCGGCAGTGTGGACAGCTTGCTGGCCTTTCGTGAGAGACTGCAAGCGTGGGCCTTACAATCTCGCGCATCGCACACTTCAGTTACATCGCTCTTGAGAGTACTACAGTCCCACGAATGCTTCAGCGCGCTCCCTTCAACTGCAAGGGCATTGTTACAGACGCCCAAGAAGTGCCTGGAAGTGTTGCAGCTGGCCGGCGGGAAATACCATCATTTCGGCCTCAGTGCAGGCCTACAGCGAGTGCTGCAAGATTGTGCAGAACTACCAAGAATTTTGAAGCTTAGCTTCAACATTGACGGTCTGCCGGTTTCAAAAAGTTCACGGGGCCAATTTTGGTGCATACTGGGACGCATAAGTAATTTGGAGGACAAAGCACCATTTATAGTGGGTGTTTTTTTCGGAAGCAGCAAGCCCAACAACGCGAATGATTTTTTGCGACCATTTGTTTGTGACATAAATGCTGCTATCACAACAGGGATTACCATTGGAGAAACTGCAATTCCTGAATTGTGTAATTCCTGTTTTATGAACTTTGTACTTTTTCAGAGGCCGTGA